ACGGAAGAGGAAAgagattcattttcttttagtgAGCGACATATTGTTATTAAAGGAGAGTTTGATCTTACACCAGGACACTCTGAAGACGAAATACGCAATGAACTAGTAGATTTGGCTCTCTTCTTTCTTCCATTGCCTCCCACACCCTCACGTTTTCACTCGATGATCACCTCGCACCCTTGGTGCCCACTCAAACCTTTGTGTCGCTGTGAGGAACAAACCTAGGACAGTGTCACTTCTGTTATTAGTAGAACATTTCAAGGAAACAATTAAGCGAGAACATGAAAACCATCGATTCCTCCATGTATGACAAAACCCCATGTCACCAAGCTATGGCGTCCGTCAATATGCCATAAGCTATTTGGACCAGCCACAGAATATGCTGTCCTAGAAATAACGACCGCCCAGCGGATTCTAGAGTTTCCAGGGTCAACGCGGGCAATACTCTCCCTGATTCGATCCCATTGAGCTCTGAGACCTAATGATCGAAGATGTCCGGACACCAAGGAATACCCAACCAAAGTCCAATGATCACTCATGAAACGTTCTACGAGATTGTCTAGTTGCGCATCCGAAATCAGGGAGAAGCCTGTCATCTCCTCTAGTCCATACTCCACAATACGACGTCTCAATATCCACCGTGAAACAAGAAGCATTTGAGCTATTTTAGTTCACGTGAAACCCGCTTCTGTGTGCAGAAGAACTTCCTCAGGGAAGACCTCAGGGCTGTTCAATGCAAAAGACGTATATTTCCCAGTATTTCATTCAGTACAGCGCTATTGATACAGACGAAAGGCAAAACTTGCTGGAGAGCTACTGAGATACTCGAGCCTTATTTGGATGTTCTCTCTCACTCCTACTTCCGCAGTGTTCCATTCCCGTTCGCACTCTTGTAAGAGATCGAGAGCTGCAGAAAAAAGATCTTGCTAGTGTAACACTTGTGTTTGGGGTCTTTGGTCTACCACTAAACTGGGCCTTCCTTCGTCTGCCATTTGCGTTGAGAAAAGAGCGGGAGCTGAGACCTAATGGTGTGCAAAGGGAGTGcgcagaaaatgttgaatgaatattgCACCGTGTTGAATGAATATTATGATCGTGAATGTGAACGGATATAAGCtgttgaatgtgaatgaatacaTCCCGTAAATGTGAGCaaatatattcgtgaataagAAATATGTCGTTAAATGTAAACTTAgttgttgaatgtgaataaatatatttgtgaataacaataacagccgtgaatgtgaatgaatgtaaactttgtgaattttgcaccatttcgcCAACCATAACCAACTGGGGCCTCTTCTCTCATGTTAGTATTTTGTCTCATCAAACAAGGGCGTAGCCAGGGGGGGGAGGGTTcccaacctacaatattcaggttgcgaaaacgcgagtaccctctgtttgacagagtgtgaccccccctttgaaaaatcctggctacgcccatgtcAAACTGATAAAATCATTACAGGTCGCATATATATTAGGCATTGATTAAACACTACGTGCATGTCCTAAGTTAACAAAATAAATATGAGGTACACCTTGTAAAGatgtaaaattaatgttgtaaATATGTTCTTCTCTTAATGACTGAATAAAGCTAACATTTTACCGTGTTCATGGGGTTAATCCGGACGAAATTCACAACACATCGTACCCCACTCAGACCCAGACGCCACTCAATACTCCATGCTTGCAACGTAAGCTGTTTTGCATAATATGAATACACTGGAGATGGAAAACTCCTCCAATTCCGCGTCCACTAGAACTGCTATTagtgagcttaagcacgcaaCGTTTTTGAGCTATGgaaggcaaccggaagtgaacgtTTCGCAAGCCAtgacagtagtgtctcccagatttataaactaatcgtctctaatagtgaaaagatactcagcaatataaatgtggctgtgtgaagacaagttaaataggagaacagctcacttccggtttccgtgcATGGTTCGCAAACGTCTTGTGTTTACTCCCTTTTGTGTTTGTAACACAACGGATGATTATAGAAGTCAAGTCTTGTCATTTGAAGCGGTAATCAGCCACgactttttttcatatttcgaaactaaattttgcgtggacgtcaatcaaatgtctCCATGACAGTCCTTTCACTTGGCGGCAGTCGAACTCGtgatggaaacatttgattgataTCCACCCAaaatttagtttcgaaaaatgaaaaaaagtcgttgaggggcgcgtgtgactgGTAACCGCTGTAAGTCTCTAAACGAACCATTTGCCTTGTTTTTATCCCCTCCCTGAATAAAAATCTGTTACAATCACATGCGCAGTTGCAATCACAACCAATCTACCAGGACAACTCCCATACCTCTACATTCCAGTAATGGATGTTAAGATTTGAGGCGCATGAGCAGTCgtgcataattaattaattaattaattaacaaagcAGTGATTTGccgttttcttcatattttcgATGGTGTGcgttcaacctcgttcccagggcttttcatcGCTGAGACCCAGGACCCTGGGTTTCagcggtgaaaagccctgggacGTAGTCAACTTATAAGGAACTCTGCTGAGGTCATTaattacattttgttttattcacataccagtttgctcacagaaggcaCCATGCTATATTTTCAAATTGTCTTCAATAGGTTAAAAGGACTCGTTAAACttagttaaccctttcaccgccaaaaatgcaaattgacacttatagattttactctgtctaacgccagaccattttacacgtcaatggggaagccatcggcagtgaaagggttaaatctcaattttaagccttttatctTTGATAACGACCCAGTTATTAGCCAACAAAAACTGATAAACTCTTGCGTGGCTAATGCCTACATTCTTTttgaaatttcgaattttcaaagcatcattgcttaGAGATCATCTTGTATATATCTTATTCCAAGGTGGCCGGTGTTTTAGTATTGTTATGTTTGCTTGCGGTTGagttggcccttgttgcctagttcttaaacttaaaattcaaaagaattttttacCTTGAACCAGGCAACAAGGGCTGATTTGCTtgagaacaaaagaattttaaaatggtcgccattttgaaataaggtatATACCAGGTTCAAATTTTCTGGTGTGATACAGAATTTTCAACTGAGAAAGGACCTaagaaaattacagaaattaataaattatacacCGCATACATATAAGAAAGAAATACAGATAACTACAAGGTTGCATAGAAAGCACATGCTAAAGGTTCAAACTAGGAATAGGAGAAATGGAGGTTGCACTTGTTTCAAAATAATAGAATAAAGAACAAGAAATGTCTGCAATGAACAGGAATCTGCTGTCATGTAGACAGAATTAAAGGGACTGGTCATAAAGTACAGCAGGGATAAGCCAGTAAATTTGTGTCTTCTCGAATTCTATTTTTGCGGCCGACCCCCTCCCGTACTTCATGAACAGTCCCTAAACataactaattaacaattaaattaTGAGCTCGAAATTTCTATGAGTTGATAGTTTCCTCATctttctcagaaatttaattacccatttgcatccaaattttccttcaaaactttggaaaacgaaaaaaacgtcgttatttccaagacgacctccagccactgcacagtaatggctgatagtgtttaatggctcaaccaatcagattacagcatttgcattagtatactagtagaattctacaAAATAGTAGCGAAACATAGCGAACGATAAAACAAGAACATATACTTATCCCGACGGCTAAATAACCTAGGAACTAAAGAAATACAAAAGGTACAAGCTAAGatttatgaaaacaaaagagtacGGTAGGcatctattgcaaaaaacaccAACCTCATCAAGACACGAGTTAgccaactttaaaaaaaaaaataactctgCAAAGTTCTCCTCGTACTGTGAATCTAAATACTTTCGCATGTCCCTTAAAACCTTGGACCCAAGAACACTTGATACTCTTTTTTTCCGATCTTGGAGTAGAAATCGAATCTTTAGCTATCAAAATCCCCAGTCCTGCAAACGTATAAAGAAACCTACGAGAAATAGAGAAAGCGAGATGCTTTTTGTCAGCCCCTTACTTTGACAAATAGCTTTTGCATCCTCGATCCAGTCTTCAACTTAAGGGTCAGTTCCTCTTACAGGTCTTCCCTTGAATCTTTTTAACCTTCGGGAGGGGGTGACATACACTACATGTTCTTCTCCCCTCATAGGCCTTTCCCCTGTTCACTTTCATGCTAAGCCTGCTTGAGCAGCTTTCCTCCACTGCTTCAATGTTTTCAGCAGTCTTTTGAGCTTCCTGCTCTTTTTTAGCAAGTGCCACTTTCAATGTCTCGATCTCTCCCAGGGTTGCTAATTCGTCAGCAGTCATTGCATAAATATTTAATACTCACAGTCTGTCAACATCACACCGCCAGGGCCTTGATCTTTTGTATAAAATCCTGCGCCCACTTTACGCAAGATGTTACAGAGGATTTTCAACTGGAGTTTTCATATACTTAAGGACCCTGGCGGCTAAATAACCTAGGAACTAAATAAAACCTTAACAAATGAAGTAACTGTGGCCGCAGGCTTCCAGGTGCTCGTTTTGTTTGACTCCAGTGCGCATGCACACCCCAAAGACCCACAGGGCAACCATGCTGCGTTTGGTGCGCACTCTCACATAGGGATAACTCATTGTGCAATGCGCTTTCAAAGTTCGGTAAAATGTTAACGGATACTCCCTGTAGATATACTTATGTTTATGAGGGAGTCACTGGATTAAAGGTAGTCTCCGTCCTAGTGTAACAGTATTTTTCCCAACATTGATTTAAGGTGACTCCTCAGAAAAAAAGTTAAGAtaagtcaccgtgcttgcttaagagatataatgggccaatcCTACCCCATTGATGCCTTTACTGGTACTAATCACGCGCGgctaagggtacattttgcggcAGCTAAACGAGAaggtttttaaagaaacaatcGAAAAGACACCTGATAGGTgtctagagcatatggaacactgtcttatacagtttatggaaaaatcactcaacttaaaacgacatcgactcaaaacgtttctcgagtagttgttttcaagatcataatttgcatccctgggtaaggggctttgtgtacgtttttagctatatctttttttccttccgataaattctttctatttttttttatttaaaggtgataatttgtacaccaaaattatgcaataaaaaatatatacatcgTACCTATCGTAGATCGacacaacaaaattcgccacGTTCTCGGAATGCGCGCTGTAATTATTCGCAAAGagttatgggtcattcacaacttctctcacgtaTTTTGTGAACTGTTCCAGCGTGTAGGATCGACTTAGgccatatttacaatttttcaaatttgatccattataaatattgacacactatatgcgcagtacaggatgcgcagtgtaATATCACCTAAAGGAACGAAAAAGTTATAACGATAAAATGCTTTTATCAACCAACACACCACAGAAGAACAGTTAAGTCATCCTGTTTTGAGCCTTccagttttgaccaatgatCTTAGCCAAGGGTTGCTAATTAATTTCATTTAACACTTATTACATCTAGACTTTTCGTCAGTTTGCAGACACACGGCCGGCAAACATATGAGATTTAATTCCGTCGAAAAAATGTCTTCAATTTCAggagttttttttgttgttgttgagataTTCAAACAATAAAAGCATTGAAATTAAAACACTTTTTCATATGGAACACGATATAAATATCATATATGTTACAACTGATAACAAACCAGAAGGGCCTCTTCTTCATTTCGTCATTTTAATTGAGATAGTTTTGCTGATTACATAGTTTTTATACCAAGGTATTTCATGCATTGTTTTATTTACCTTCTTAACGCAGCACTTCAAAACGCTAACAAATTAACTGTTTTCAAGTCTTGCTTCGGAAGTCAAAAAGTAAGGAATATTCGCCAAACGTGAATGCATGCACTTTACGAAGGAACGACCAGATGTctgtgaatttaaaaattgaccGATCAAAATCGCCTACATGAAAACCACAAAATTTCCATCTAAAACCCCATTCCAGTGGTGGTAATGCAGAcaatatgttttaaatatcCAGGGCTGAGTAATAATCAAAACTAGTTTGTCAGTTAGGAGCATCCCTTCCCTTGGTGAAGCGTTGAAGTCGAGAGAAAACTAAGTCATGGTATGTAAGAAGATTGTATCTTTTATCCTCTGCATGTCAGCCCAAAATGTACACCGTTAACAAATTCAAACATCGAATTTTCTGCAAATGGATTGCAAAATGTTGATGGAATTGGTGATATAAAACAGTAAAGTATCATGCAAGTCTTGCAACTGTAGAGAAAAATTCCTTTTTCTATCGACAATCCCAAAGTTCATTTCCTGAACGACGTAACACGAAATTGAGAGATTCCGATCATCTTAAGAGTTCCAAGGAAAATGGGAGAAAACATCAAAATAGTATTAATTATTAacacattttgactttttaaaaatacttcAGTTTATTGTGCAATTCTATTCGTTCACCAAAGATCATGTCTACCCCATTTCTTTCTGCGGAGCCGTGATAGCTGATTTACAAGTGATGTTGTGAGAGTAGCCACAGCACTGCTGAGATGTCAAAAGATTTCTGCggcagtttaaaaaaaatgttgttgtcGTGTAGCCTGAGCGTGTAGAACATTCAAAGATTTCGGTATATATTTTCTGCACCTATTTTCTCCGGGTGGCAAGAGCGCGGTGAACTATGAGAAAGTTTGCACTGCCACGTCAACTGAAAGACCCTCAAAGTCACTGAATTACCTTCCTAAAATAATCGCATTCTATCATAGTGACACATGTGAAACGCGCTTTTTAGTAAAGCAAATCCCCTTTTACAACACTGAACTAGAGTAAAATAGAGTTGAAACGAATTAGAATATAGCaaaatacaatgcaatacaCCATTATAAACTTTACTTAAAATTGGTGGCAAATACAGTGAGTACATGTTTTCAGTCCAATTTGGTCCACGAACTACGCAACGGTCACTGAGTACAACTGCCTTTGCTCAGACTGACACTGAACACATGTTTCCTGAATTCTAGACAGTTTCGTTACATATGATATaagtttacaataataatttttgaaatTGTGTTTTTAATTGATATAAAAAATTTTCACATGCAAATTCAAAGACTTAAACTGGTAGAttgaaaaaacataaaataataatcaagCAAGTAAGTGAGCCCggaatatttatttttctaagTTCATGATAAACAGAAGAAAGTATTACTAAGTCATACTGTGATCCGTTCATTCAAGTTGTTCTGGCTTTTTCATGTCCCTTATTCAAAGTCACCGAGAAGTCGTCAACATTGGTTAAATTTCCTTAACGCAATAACTGCTATCGTTTGTGCTATAGAACGAACGCCGcggaaaaggaactttatgtTAGTTCACTTGCACTGAATTAACTGGCCCGAATCATGAATAAAGGAACAGTAAAGCAGTGTTAACGTTTTCTCGTACGTATTTCGATCTGAAATAAACGAGCAATTTGCACAATGCTTCCAGCAATAGACcgaatcggctaactcaatgttgtgcccaattcaaaccctttggggaTAAAGCGTTTGGGAATAAAGCGTTTCAGTgctccaggtatttccatatcatttacaaacacaatacacaaagaatcttaatcgcgggagatttgaattgggtacaacatttagtaagccgattaggtctattatgCATCAAATATAAAAATAGAATATTCGTAGTATAAGGGAGTTACGTTTTCTTCTTATAGGAAAAGCTCACCGACGAGCAGGTGCAAGGTTAGTTGAACCATcttccattcaaaaaataaattggttgTATTTTCTGAGACGATTATTAGAGAACTGAAAGTTGACTTGCAGCAAAATCATTGTTCAGGTAACGCTTCAATGGAGAGAAAAAGGATAATCTAGTTTCCAGGGCACTGGATCGAGAGCGATATTATTAAATTAACCTTTCCTAAAAAAACACCATAATATTTAGCCttttccaggctcccagatagacgagaaaacgaaaacaactgcgttTGAAAAACGAGTGGgagcttgggtcgaggcgaggcgaggCGAACTGACTATCTGGGATCTTGGAACAGGCTACATAATATTCGACCATCAGGCTACGCCTCAAGTTAGATAGTTTTGCAAattaacatttaacaattagattcCATGTTCAGTgccgtgtgtctgttcagtactGTAATAGATCAcggatgacgtcaaaatgtagtaaaaacaaaaaagtcgCACACGCGAAGCAATAGCCGAGTGTGCCActaatgttcttaccacatCTTCTGTggtctattactgaacagatgacAACATGGAGtctatttgttttattataATAAGGATTTAAAAGTTTTTGATAATGACGTCAGTTATGCATCTAGCTTCTAATAGATCagaggtgagaaccaatcaaaatgagCGAATTGTTGAGGTTATCATATAATTCCTGATGGAGTGAAAGATGGGGGTCGCGCATCGGTATTGTTCTCTCAATTAGAGTGCGTCCGGTTGTCGAAAACTGAATGAAAATCATGTACTTATCGCATCCACCTACAACGTCACCCTCCTATTAGTCATATCTAAGGTTTTAGAGTGAGCAATAAGGCGCCCACAAACGAGAAAACATTGCTGTagaaacattgtttcccgaatGCTTCCTCTGCGCGCAAACACGGAAACGTTTGCATTGCTTAGGAAGCAAAGTATATGTAAACtaattcagaaacatttttacTTCCCAGGATTTTGCTTCTGCAACAAATGTTTCTTGGGGCCGCAAAcagggaaacatttgcttccgcaacaatgtttccgcgACATTGTTTCCTCCTCGACATTGTTTTCCTCGTTGCctataggctagtttcgaaacAAAACGACGCACAACTCAAAAACTAGTTGACTGTTTTCTTACAAACTGAAGGCTGATTTCAAGTAAGAGAATTATCGTTTTGACACTAGAAGAcgcacaaacaaacaaacaaacagacaaatcGTCCCAAGCTTTGGTCGACTGATGTGAATTCAAGTCGACCGATTCGATAAGTGTTGTTCGACCTAAATTCATAAAAGACGGGCAATGGAAGGACAAACTTGGTAAGTTCGATTACATGAGAACAGGCACTAGGTATGCAGTTACCCTACCTTTCGCGCCAACCTTTTTTCCTCCTGCCAAATTGAAAACATCCCATAAACCATCGCTTTTATAGCTAGTTCCATTTCCCCGCCATGGTTAATTTGTCAATGTCCAACGCGGATTTAGGTTGGTCTAGAAGGAAAAATCGTCTTCGAAAAATTGTCTTCCTAGTCGGCCAATTTCAGACGACTTGGTCGTCTAAATTTGTTCTTCACGTCTTCATATTAGACGAATCGATCAGTCCGAAACGGCCAATTTAAAATGAGGCGGAGAAAAGAACAATCTATTTACCGCCAGGCAACTAATACGTCCTAACGTTCCCCTTACGTTCAGAATACAGGGAAGCCTTCAGGAATTTTGATAAGGACAGAAGTGGTTTTATTACCACAAAAGAGCTTGGCAATGTCATGCGATCACTGGGTGAGAACCCTCGTGAAGAGGACTTACAGATGATGATTAACAGCGTGGATATTGACGGCAAGTAAACAGTGTATATCATAAATCAGTAGAAACCCACTAAAGTTGGTATTATATGTTCCTTCAGTTTGATTGGCTCGTGTACTCACTGAAGGGGTTGAGTCAAACAAACTGGCGATTGGAAAAGAttgaaatataaacaaaaaGGTCAAAACAGACGGACATCATTTCACCGCCAGCTTTAAAGAAGGTTAAATTGGCAAAATGTCTTTTTCGGCAAGGTTTTGATTTATGAAAATCTGCAAGTGTAGACGGAAGATTTTCATTACAGACCCCTAAAGTTCACAGAAGGGACTAGGAGTTGCCCAGAAATTAAGGTCCTCTGCAAGGTCACGTGTTCAAGCCCCGTCCAagtctgtttctttttttaggcttcatgtATTTCACTTGAATACACGGGCATTACATATATTCtatgttagtatatactaaaacagtggatagcgttgaacgcggacGCTGATTGGTTCGTCAAaatccgaatatcctgtgctaatacctccgagcaactcgggaataaatggcgtcccgatttgcatccgtgagaagtgaagaaaacatccaaattaatttttaagctgtatattatctcactgacggtggctagcgttggatatttacctcgccgcttcgcggctcggtaactagccacctccacttcggtgaatagttgttaactattcaTTAGTTCAACTGTTACTGGATATAACTGTAACTCACAAGTGACCAATTGTTATAGGAGCttggtagctcagttggtagagcagtgcAGCTCAATCGCATGGCCATGCATGGTTCGAGCCCTCTTCatgcctggattttttttttcaggctttcttaGCAACGGCATAAGTTGCTGCTTGACTGTGATGATCTCCTCTTTTCATATAGATAGGTCTTGAAAGTAAATATAAGGTCGTATTCTATTGTGATGAgtcaaccgtttcaaccgcaaccggtTTCAAATGAAGCGGTTGaagtttcccaatagaacacttttcagAACGTTTTCGGTTGATACacggtaactcctgggaatagtcaTTACCAGACTTCGCTGCGTTGACTAGACATTACTGAAGCCCGCGACTTCTAAAAGCCCGCATAAACGACAGCGGTCGTCGCTTATGCTTTTTCCACCATTGTAACCTAGTTTCCTGCTGCTTGAAAAaattgatcaaccaaaccaaccgaaaacggttttttctCAATAGAACACGAAAAAACTCAACCAACCTAAAACGGTTGATCCAAATAGAACATATATACGACCTGagtaaaaaaatgtaattcaaCCTTTGCTAAGGAATTCAAGTGaatatttaatttatatttatttcctcCGATGAAGGATTATTTCACTTCCCTTCTAATTCGTATTATCAAACGTTTCACATACATGTagataacatgtttttaattttaaaggcAACGGACAGATGGATTTTGAAGAATTTGTAAAACTTATGGTAGCAAAGAATCAATTTTCCTTCAATGAAGATGAAGCAATGGAAGCCTTCAGGATCTTTGACCGAGATGACCGAGGGTACATTATGTCGACCGAACTAAGGAATATCTTCCAATCCTTGGA
The genomic region above belongs to Montipora capricornis isolate CH-2021 chromosome 8, ASM3666992v2, whole genome shotgun sequence and contains:
- the LOC138014421 gene encoding calmodulin-like; the protein is MEKLTDEQVQEYREAFRNFDKDRSGFITTKELGNVMRSLGENPREEDLQMMINSVDIDGNGQMDFEEFVKLMVAKNQFSFNEDEAMEAFRIFDRDDRGYIMSTELRNIFQSLEDKISDHDINEMLQDQKHQFNRKITFDDFFQMTKEGVCPKESKQKDASSRPKYARRRQKFYIYS